The Bacteroidota bacterium genome includes the window AAATTCCCTCATAACCAGCCGCTACCGTTTGATTTTATTACCGAAGTGGTACACCTGCGTTTACTGGATAACTTGGCCAGAGCAGAGCTTAAAAAGGCTAAAAAAAAGAAGTAAATCGTTTCATTTCGCAATTACACCCCACTATTGACGCAATACGCCACCATTCGATTTCATATTATGATTTAGCTTTGTACCAACAAAACGAATAAAAAATTTAATTACTTCTGAACTATGGAAAATAATCAGCAACTCCAGGCAATTACTGTACAAGCCACTGTTAATACCCCTCTTGAAAAAGTATGGAAATATTGGAACTCGCCCGAGCATATTACTCAATGGAACACCGCCATTGAAGAATGGCATTGCCCAAGAGCAGAAAACGATTTAAGGGCTGGCGGCTCCTTTTCATACGAAATGGCAGCAAAAGACGGTAGCATGAGTTTTGATTTTGCAGGTGTTTATGACATTGTGGATGAAAACAAACACATTGCTTACACCCTTGGCGATGGTCGTAAGGTATCTGTTACGTTTACTGCCACTGCAAACGGCACTGATGTTTCGGAGACATTTGACCCTGAGAACATGAACCCTGCCGAAATGCAACAAGCCGGATGGCAAGCCATCTTAAATAATTTTAAAAAATACACAGAAAATAACTGATAAGATTATAAGAAGTGCTTTTATCAAAAAGGCGCAAACATTAAATGTTTGCGCCTTTTTTGTTTTGCACTGATTGCAAACAATGTGTTTCTATACCTTGTAGCCTTTACTTAAATTTGGATTTTGAAAACGCTTTTAAATCATACATGAATAAAAACAGCAGGGCAGATAAATCATTTGTAAACCTGGCTTCACTTTCAAAAGAAGTATTAGTCCGTTGCCCGCACTGTAATAAGCAAGCAGCGGTAGTATCAACCCTTTCAAAATATTACGTTCCTCATCCTTGTAGAGATGAATCACGGTTCAGGTTTCAGTGCAATAACTGTTACAAACCATTGCGCGATAAAAACTGGCAAGGTTCGGCTATTATCTTCCCCGTATCTACGGTATGTGGCAACTGCGGCAGTCAATTACAGGATGAAGAGCGCTTGGTAGATACTTACCAGGACAAAATGAAAATAAAGTGCCGCACCTGTCAGCAAGAGCGTTTGTATGAAACCAACTACAGGCTTGCATATTCAAATAGTCACCAAGCTACAGACCCCAACCTTGGTTTACCGCTATGGCTGCAAACCCCTGTTGATAATCACGTTTTTTGGGCCTACAATTTTGAACACCTTGCCTACCTGAAACAATATGTTGGAGCAAAGCTGCGTGAAGCACCCGAAGGGGGTAAATATTCATTGGTGTGGAAACTTCCTACTTTTGTTAAAACAGCCAAAAACAGGGGTAAAATTCTAAAAGCCATTAAACGGCTTGAGGAAATGTCTAGTGATTAAATTAAAACCCTCTTAAAAAACTGAAGTTTTGAAAACCAATTATTGTGGCAAATACTATGTATCCGTTTACAACAAGACATGAGTATTATTTACCTTCTGCATGGTAATAATAAACTCAGCACCATTACCGCCTATTAGTTTGTTTGTTGCTGTTTGCATTACTTTTAATTAAAAATCTGTCAGCAATCAAAATTCTCCGCCCAAAAATTCTTCTAACGAATCTGCTACCAATGTTTCTTCATCGTCACCTGTATCAAAATATCTACAATAAATTTTGCCATAATCTATTTTATTAGTCGATATGGAATACGGATTATCAAAGGCATCATAAGCGATAGGAATATACCCCGCCGGAATTATTTTCTCTCTTATTTGATAGTCATAAATTGAATTCTCCAACAGTATGTCACCATATTTTATGCTGCAAAAGCCTCCAATGGTTAGTTCATCCCCATCAGAATAAACTACTCTATCTAATGGGACACCGCCGTTAAATTTCAACATT containing:
- a CDS encoding polyketide cyclase; this translates as MENNQQLQAITVQATVNTPLEKVWKYWNSPEHITQWNTAIEEWHCPRAENDLRAGGSFSYEMAAKDGSMSFDFAGVYDIVDENKHIAYTLGDGRKVSVTFTATANGTDVSETFDPENMNPAEMQQAGWQAILNNFKKYTENN
- a CDS encoding SMI1/KNR4 family protein; its protein translation is MKKIEFTEVEKSIESIDIIEFENKFNIKLPENYKRLMLKFNGGVPLDRVVYSDGDELTIGGFCSIKYGDILLENSIYDYQIREKIIPAGYIPIAYDAFDNPYSISTNKIDYGKIYCRYFDTGDDEETLVADSLEEFLGGEF